In the genome of Quercus robur chromosome 3, dhQueRobu3.1, whole genome shotgun sequence, one region contains:
- the LOC126716841 gene encoding uncharacterized protein LOC126716841 isoform X1 — MCTYTKSHIYNFAAQFHTHKNRERNRSFKNSFSLSLRIIADFSGMGLEERPMDLHKKNDKTDQTGTICVHAFSDLTYISPVVFLYLLKECYTHGTLKATTKFRALQNQVYQVLHNDPQPGPSTFVIQCLYVLPIFGIYCEGFSHLIVSALRRYLKLATNQADSLEAKDLAGQLFLDIVGGFLNHDERIVVKILEVFDVKLINIGKFMCHAREMNDSSGDAAKKFVEQYIFGLVESQSYMTAVSLLEQFSIRQSGKSFLFTMLQSKEFKAADKWATFMGKQMLCVLVQEYIDRNLLKHAYDIIKKNNLRQEFPDVYHKCKESSLKKLAEKGCWEVAEAKTNGDRQLLEYLIYLAMEAGYSEKVDELCDRYSLTGFLDVKVPEASLLQNRFLHLNELAVEEIIWVDEVDGLCNATCHIEGCKVLGLDCEWKPNYEKGSKPNKVSIMQIASDKMVFIFDLIKLFEDVPDVLDNCLARILQSPSILKLGYNFQCDVRQLAHSYGDLECFKHFEMLLDVQNVFKEPRGGLSGLAKKILGAGLNKTRRNSNWEQRPLTKNQLEYAALDAVVLIHIFRHVGSHSPPATGTEGHEKIEWKSYIVSQMDNIKKPKKGMKSKKQPKEAQIDEHCQSS, encoded by the exons ATGTGTACATATACGAAGTCCCATATATACAACTTTGCAGCACAATTTCACACTcacaaaaatagagagagaaaccgAAGCTTTAAAAATTCATTCAGTCTCTCACTTCG GATCATAGCTGATTTTTCTGGCATGGGCTTGGAGGAAAGACCTATGGATCTACACAAGAAGAATGACAAAACTGACCAAACAGGGACTATATGCGTGCATGCCTTTTCTGATCTAACCTATATTTCTCCAGTGGTATTCTTATACCTCCTGAAAGAATGTTATACTCATG GCACATTGAAGGCAACTACTAAGTTCCGAGCTCTTCAAAATCAAGTTTATCAAGTGCTGCATAATGATCCGCAACCTGGACCATCTACTTTTGTTATTCAATGTCTCTATGTCTTGCCCATATTTGGCATATATTGTGAAGGCTTCAGTCATCTTATAGTATCTGCTCTACGTCGTTACCTTAAATTAGCAACCAACCAAGCAGATTCCTTGGAGGCAAAAGACCTTGCTGGTCAATTATTTCTTGATATTGTAGGGGGCTTTCTCAACCATGATGAGAGGATTGTTGTAAAGATTCTTGAAGTCTTTGATGTCAAATTAATCAACATTGGGAAATTCATGTGCCATGCAAGGGAAATGAATGATTCTAGCGGTGATGCAGCAAAGAAATTTGTTGAGCAATACATTTTTGGATTGGTAGAATCCCAGTCATACATGACAGCGGTCTCACTATTAGAGCAATTTTCCATCCGCCAGTCTGGAAAGTCTTTTCTATTTACTATGCTACAGAGCAAAGAATTCAAAGCTGCAGACAAGTGGGCAACATTTATGGGAAAACAAATGTTATGTGTACTTGTTCAGGAATACATTGATAGGAACTTGCTAAAGCATGCATAcgatattataaagaaaaacaatctcCGCCAGGAGTTTCCTGATGTATATCACAAGTGTAAAGAAAG CTCACTGAAGAAGCTAGCAGAAAAAGGATGTTGGGAAGTTGCAGAGGCAAAGACAAATGGTGATAGACAACTTCTTGAATATTTG atttatttgGCAATGGAAGCTGGGTACTCAGAGAAGGTCGATGAACTGTGTGATCGATACTCCCTTACCGGTTTTCTAGATGTCAAAG TGCCTGAGGCAAGTCTTCTGCAAAATCGTTTTCTGCATCTTAATGAGTTAGCTGTAGAAGAAATCATATGGGTTGATGAAGTTGATGGTTTGTGTAATGCAACGTGCCATATTGAGGGGTGTAAAGTCTTGGGTCTTGATTGTGAATGGAAGCCCAATTATGAAAAGGGGAGCAAACCAAACAAG GTGTCTATCATGCAGATTGCTTCTGATAAGATGGTTTTCATCTTTGATCTGATAAAGTTATTCGAAGATGTGCCTGACGTCTTAGACAACTGTCTGGCCCGCATTTTGCAGTCCCCTAGCATTCTAAAACTTG GCTATAATTTTCAATGTGATGTAAGGCAGTTGGCTCATTCATATGGAGATTTGGAGTGTTTCAAGCACTTTGAAATGCTACTGGACGTTCAGAATGTGTTTAAAGAACCTCGAGGTGGCCTATCTGGGCTTGCAAAG AAAATATTGGGAGCTGGTTTGAACAAGACAAGACGTAATAGCAACTGGGAGCAACGACCTTTGACTAAGAATCAG CTAGAATATGCTGCTCTGGATGCTGTCGTACTGATTCACATATTCCGCCACGTAGGCAGTCATTCTCCACCTGCTACTGGCACCGAGGGGCATGAAAAAATTGAGTGGAAATCCTACATT GTTTCCCAAATGGATAACATCAAGAAGCCCAAAAAGGGAATGAAAAGTAAAAAGCAGCCAAAAGAAGCTCAGATCGATGAGCATTGTCAATCAAGTTAG
- the LOC126716841 gene encoding uncharacterized protein LOC126716841 isoform X2 encodes MCTYTKSHIYNFAAQFHTHKNRERNRSFKNSFSLSLRIIADFSGMGLEERPMDLHKKNDKTDQTGTICVHAFSDLTYISPVVFLYLLKECYTHGTLKATTKFRALQNQVYQVLHNDPQPGPSTFVIQCLYVLPIFGIYCEGFSHLIVSALRRYLKLATNQADSLEAKDLAGQLFLDIVGGFLNHDERIVVKILEVFDVKLINIGKFMCHAREMNDSSGDAAKKFVEQYIFGLVESQSYMTAVSLLEQFSIRQSGKSFLFTMLQSKEFKAADKWATFMGKQMLCVLVQEYIDRNLLKHAYDIIKKNNLRQEFPDVYHKCKESSLKKLAEKGCWEVAEAKTNGDRQLLEYLIYLAMEAGYSEKVDELCDRYSLTGFLDVKVPEASLLQNRFLHLNELAVEEIIWVDEVDGLCNATCHIEGCKVLGLDCEWKPNYEKGSKPNKVSIMQIASDKMVFIFDLIKLFEDVPDVLDNCLARILQSPSILKLGYNFQCDVRQLAHSYGDLECFKHFEMLLDVQNVFKEPRGGLSGLAKKILGAGLNKTRRNSNWEQRPLTKNQLEYAALDAVVLIHIFRHVGSHSPPATGTEGHEKIEWKSYIVSQMDNIKKPKKGMKSKKQPKEAQIDEHCQSS; translated from the exons ATGTGTACATATACGAAGTCCCATATATACAACTTTGCAGCACAATTTCACACTcacaaaaatagagagagaaaccgAAGCTTTAAAAATTCATTCAGTCTCTCACTTCG GATCATAGCTGATTTTTCTGGCATGGGCTTGGAGGAAAGACCTATGGATCTACACAAGAAGAATGACAAAACTGACCAAACAGGGACTATATGCGTGCATGCCTTTTCTGATCTAACCTATATTTCTCCAGTGGTATTCTTATACCTCCTGAAAGAATGTTATACTCATG GCACATTGAAGGCAACTACTAAGTTCCGAGCTCTTCAAAATCAAGTTTATCAAGTGCTGCATAATGATCCGCAACCTGGACCATCTACTTTTGTTATTCAATGTCTCTATGTCTTGCCCATATTTGGCATATATTGTGAAGGCTTCAGTCATCTTATAGTATCTGCTCTACGTCGTTACCTTAAATTAGCAACCAACCAAGCAGATTCCTTGGAGGCAAAAGACCTTGCTGGTCAATTATTTCTTGATATTGTAGGGGGCTTTCTCAACCATGATGAGAGGATTGTTGTAAAGATTCTTGAAGTCTTTGATGTCAAATTAATCAACATTGGGAAATTCATGTGCCATGCAAGGGAAATGAATGATTCTAGCGGTGATGCAGCAAAGAAATTTGTTGAGCAATACATTTTTGGATTGGTAGAATCCCAGTCATACATGACAGCGGTCTCACTATTAGAGCAATTTTCCATCCGCCAGTCTGGAAAGTCTTTTCTATTTACTATGCTACAGAGCAAAGAATTCAAAGCTGCAGACAAGTGGGCAACATTTATGGGAAAACAAATGTTATGTGTACTTGTTCAGGAATACATTGATAGGAACTTGCTAAAGCATGCATAcgatattataaagaaaaacaatctcCGCCAGGAGTTTCCTGATGTATATCACAAGTGTAAAGAAAG CTCACTGAAGAAGCTAGCAGAAAAAGGATGTTGGGAAGTTGCAGAGGCAAAGACAAATGGTGATAGACAACTTCTTGAATATTTG atttatttgGCAATGGAAGCTGGGTACTCAGAGAAGGTCGATGAACTGTGTGATCGATACTCCCTTACCGGTTTTCTAGATGTCAAAG TGCCTGAGGCAAGTCTTCTGCAAAATCGTTTTCTGCATCTTAATGAGTTAGCTGTAGAAGAAATCATATGGGTTGATGAAGTTGATGGTTTGTGTAATGCAACGTGCCATATTGAGGGGTGTAAAGTCTTGGGTCTTGATTGTGAATGGAAGCCCAATTATGAAAAGGGGAGCAAACCAAACAAG GTGTCTATCATGCAGATTGCTTCTGATAAGATGGTTTTCATCTTTGATCTGATAAAGTTATTCGAAGATGTGCCTGACGTCTTAGACAACTGTCTGGCCCGCATTTTGCAGTCCCCTAGCATTCTAAAACTTG GCTATAATTTTCAATGTGATGTAAGGCAGTTGGCTCATTCATATGGAGATTTGGAGTGTTTCAAGCACTTTGAAATGCTACTGGACGTTCAGAATGTGTTTAAAGAACCTCGAGGTGGCCTATCTGGGCTTGCAAAG AAAATATTGGGAGCTGGTTTGAACAAGACAAGACGTAATAGCAACTGGGAGCAACGACCTTTGACTAAGAATCAG CTAGAATATGCTGCTCTGGATGCTGTCGTACTGATTCACATATTCCGCCACGTAGGCAGTCATTCTCCACCTGCTACTGGCACCGAGGGGCATGAAAAAATTGAGTGGAAATCCTACATT GTTTCCCAAATGGATAACATCAAGAAGCCTAAAAAGGGAATGAAAAGTAAAAAGCAACCAAAAGAAGCTCAGATCGATGAGCATTGTCAATCTAGTTAG